GGTGCTGTACCAACAGTAGGGACAGGAAGAGCCTAAAGGCAGACACAGCCAAATGAACTGCAATATGACAGTGAAGATCAATTGTATCTTAACACAGTTCTTGCTTAAGCTGTGAGCTCGTCATTACATGCAACTGCCATGGCTTTGTCTGACTTCTCCTGGCTGGGTATGTGACTGGTTTTGTCTGGCTGCGTCAAACACAGCTGTGTGTTTTAGACAATTTTAGACAATTTTAATTAGTTCAGATGCTGCTCAGGACCCTAGagctgctcaaaaaaaaaaaaaaaatacagccatTCTAACAAAAAAGctccaaaaaaccaaccaaccactcaaaaaaaaaaaaaccacctcatAAACAAAACACCTCTACAAGGAGGTATAGGGAAGAGACATGCTCCAACTTCCACacctgaaagaaacagaaaacaatttgcagagctggcagggaaatGATAAACACTTCTCTACAAAGAATTCAACATTTAAACAACTATCACCATGATCCCTTGTCTCTCCAAGGTCCTGAGTTTCAGATCAGAGTGGTTGTCATGGTATCTGTGACTATTACCTGTtttcagagcagagcacaggatcGGGGTTCTCGAAACGGATTGCTCCCTGCAGGAACCCCAACAAGCAAGGCATCTTTGCAGGCATTTTGCATACAGTACTGCTGGAGTTCTGCAGCTGCCTGAGAGacctgaaaaggaaaaacaaacccagagagGAAACTAATTAATTCATAAGCACCTATTAGGCATTTCCCCTTGAAGACCTATTATCAAACAGAGCTGGAGTGCAGCCAAGTCACCCCCTGGATTCTAAAACACAAAGTAAATCAGCACAGAAGCACATTTGCAAAGCTCTGATGAAGCACACGAGAAATACTATGCCATTGATGAGCCAGAAGAGAGTAGAGGACTGAAGTGCAAGTGTGATGCAATTTGTCCTCATTAAAATGCACAGAGACGTGACCACAACATTTTCCAATCTACTGTAGTATTTATAATTGAACTCTTAGACCCTCAGACAATTTATTAAAAGGATTTCAATTTCTGAACTTTTAAGCAACACAGAGCATAACAAGGAATGAAAGCAAAAACATGAGGATGAAAAGCTTTTTAAGTCCATCCAAATTGTCACCTTACCCCAACAGTGAAGTCAGAACTTCAAATTCACATTCTGGTCCCCAAGAATGGGACTCCAGAGGTGCAGAACAAGCCCAGGATCCCAAAGGTTACATGTCCTCAGCACTGAActcccctgctctccctgtgaaCAAGTCAATCATGTGCCTGTATTGCTGAAAGATAATGTAAAGGAATTCCCAGTGTCCCAGACACACATTAGGAACAGCTGCAGGGAACTGTCAAAATCCATGCCgtctatttttttattaacgAAAATACTGAGCATATTGATGGGAATACAAGTTCCCCTCTGACCTCACCTCTGACTTTGTTACACAACTCCTGAAGTGACGGTTTTTCTTCCTATACAACTTCTCAGTGTCGCTAAAACAATAACCAGAAGAAGCACCCACACTTCCCAGCCTCCTGTCTGAAGGGGGCCACCAGAAGCCCTGATGAAATTTTGATTATGGGCCACCTAGTAGCATGTAGAAGCGCATGGGAAATCTGGCCTAGCACATGCTTCCATTTGCtgttttgctgctctcctgttCGCCACTTCCCAAATCTCCTCCATACTCTCCTTCAGGACACTCATCCTGGTAACTGCCCGAATTTAACCAGCAGTTGTGAGCACTTCAGGGAGGTGTTATGAGAAGCATTTTCCCTCAGCCTCCCAGGTTATCTTGAGCAGAGTACAGGAAGAAGAATCTGCACCAAGGGTTCCTGCTGCATCCGTGGGCTTTGTCACTCCTTCCTTACTTGAGCAGAACTCTTTTGTGGGGGCTGCAGAGGTGTCCTGCAGTCCACTGGACACCCTGCAGCATTACCATCCTTCCCTCAGCCACAGCCCCTGACCCTTGCTGGTACCCGACTGCACACCATGGGCTGTCAGGCAGAGATGCCCCTTGCCAGCACTGATCAGGCAAAGTGTGTAGAGCTTTTtcctgggagagcagcactACATCATGACACCTTCTTGCACTCTGCTACCAAACTCTCCAGAACATACTGAGCTATGTATATCCTGGTATATCCTGATATATCCCAGAAAGATACaaacctgactttttttttttttcctctttttagaAACCAGATCTGCCTCCTCTTAGCCCTACCTATGCCCCATAACATTCTTTGTTCCTCCAGTTCACATGAGAAGTACAAGGGTTTCTGCCATATTTCATCACATGACAAACACACTCCCTGCAGCAGTCTCCTACATGCAAGATGCGTGTGGGCACTTCTTTCCTACTCAGTTTcctctttctgaaaatattgtTCCTGTCTGTGTTTTCAGCTTACAGGGTAAACAAAATCACCATGGAACTTTGTAgtatgaaatgtatttttaaaaatcctttcatAGCCTGCTTCCGTCTGGAAACACATTGTCTATTCAAAGCAGCTGAAACAATGTCTTCTCCTATATCAATGTCTGCTAAAACTGAACCAGGTGGCTTTTCACCAGCCTAATATATTCCCCATTATTTTTACACTGCATCTCAAGAAACACAGATGACACTTTTTACAAGATACATTTTTAATCATGTGCCATTTCAAAGCCAAAAACAGGTTCCTAGAACAGCAGACTTGGAAAGAGCACACAATGCTCCAAGAAAAATGAGACCGAAGCCAATCAAGGCCAACCCTCCCTGCAATACAAGCAAGTTCATAATAAATACATAGGAAGTCCAATTCCAGAATATGTTATGGGCACAAAGTACCTGTAAACTACAAATTATGCATTGTATACCCCCTCCCCacccacaaaaaaaatcaacagggAGGGGGTAATGCCTCAAAATGAGGAAGAACAAAGATCCAGGCACAAGCAATAAATAACTGGTGGTTTGGTCAACCATTGCAGCATTAGACAATATCCCCCTTGCCACAAGAGTCCACATTTCTACTCTGAACCGTGCTGTTTCTCACAGATTCCCAGACATCACTGCAGTGATAAGCCACAGCCACTTTTAGTGAATCAAGCATCTTCTGATTATTTGCTAATAAAATTTACTAACATTAACAAATTGATTAAGATGATATTCAAAAGACATAGGGGTTTCACCTTGCATTAAACACTTCAAATTTTCACAAATCCAGGACAGTAGtgagaaaaagtattttgactTATATTTAAATCAATTAGCTAAGTTCCTGCAAGTCAATGTACTGGCACTGTCATCAGTTTGACGAAGCTGGTGTTTGTGACTGGCCAGAGAAAATGGCGAATAAAAGGAGCTGATGAGAGAATAGGAAAGCACAGgatataaaataatttgtacATCACTACACAGACTACGCTATATTTTGTGCTTGGTTGGAAAGAGTCGTTTTCACAAAGTAGTTGTGGACTCCCCCAGATCTGCTGGGAAGAACCGTCTCGGACAGGCCACCAGACCTGAGGAGGTTGCAGATGACAGGACCTCACCAGTGCGCCTTTGTGTGGAAACACGCAAGCCGGAGAAGGTTCATGCATGCGTAGCAAATCGCCTGCCTCCTCCGAGTGTGCCAGCGGGTACCCACACAGCACCGCCTCCCCTGCGGATCCTGCCAGCTCTCCCAAAGGCAGGAGGcggctggctctgctgccaggagcTACTCCCATTATCTGCGTGCTCGTGCACAACTAACGAGGGGCTGCTCTATTATTTATCACGGCTCCTTACGCCAGGGAAGGGCACTCACTCCACCACTCACTCCACCGTGCCCGCAGGGCTAGGGCTCGCAGCTCCCCCGGGACACACGCACCCCTCGCCCGCGTCTTTCCCAGGGCGCGGACAGTCGTAGAAGGAAGGGCAGAGCGGGATCCCCTCCCTCACTCCGcgccccccccaccccctccccccgGGCACCGCAGCTCACCTTGATCCTCTCCACGGACGCCTCCAGCTTCAGCTGCTCCACCAGCCGCTGCATGGTGCCCAGGCTGCCGCCCGACGACATGCCGCCTCCACGGGGAAGACGGAGGGAACGAGGCTGCGGGGGAGCGCGGCTCCGAcaagctgggctgggcagggctgggctcggGTCCCTCCCCCCgtggcggggccgcggccgctcCGCCCCAGCCCCCGCTTCGTTCCCCTTTCGACCCCTGGAGCGCAGCCCCTGCACCGGAGCCCTTGCACCGGAGCGAGTCAGGCTGCCTCGGGAGCGGAAAAATTTTTAGGGCAGCTAAGGGAAaaatcatggctaggcttcgcgaacgaagatttgggaaaggcactacccacgcttgctgcaagcgtgctggtggctaaaaaggccgatacgggataggcaggtccggtcacaaaaggcacagcggaatgTCTCCCTAGGTGCTATTGGTGAGGAACGcttctttctgcgttgtcttttttcctccagactgactctccgtaCATTCTCAAAcgaagcagcagcgtcgtgaatggtgtgtctccatgaatcccgattggaggccagagtgga
This region of Pithys albifrons albifrons isolate INPA30051 chromosome Z, PitAlb_v1, whole genome shotgun sequence genomic DNA includes:
- the GNG10 gene encoding guanine nucleotide-binding protein G(I)/G(S)/G(O) subunit gamma-10, with amino-acid sequence MSSGGSLGTMQRLVEQLKLEASVERIKVSQAAAELQQYCMQNACKDALLVGVPAGSNPFREPRSCALL